The following coding sequences are from one Candidatus Obscuribacterales bacterium window:
- a CDS encoding 4-hydroxy-3-methylbut-2-enyl diphosphate reductase has product MDTKAFKRSLNQSQKYHRKGFGHDEDVSGAMKSEYQSDLIQYIRDHDYTLTQGDVTIHLAEAFGFCWGVERAVAMAYETRQQFPTERIWITNEIIHNPSVNQHLRDMKVGFIEVRDGQKDFSVVDQGDVVILPAFGASVPEMQLLNDRGCTIVDTTCPWVSKVWNTVEKHKKGNHTSIIHGKYNHEETIATSSFARTYLIVLNLDEAQYVCDYILNGGDRQAFMEKFRFACSEGFDPDRDLDRVGIANQTTMLKGETEHIGKLFERTMMKKYGPIDLNQHFLSFNTICDATQERQDAMFDLVEKNLDLMVVIGGFNSSNTTHLQEIATERGIPSYHIDSGDRIGPGNQVEHKPLHQALETQVNWLPDGPLTIGVTSGASTPDKVVATIIEKIFALKALAVVN; this is encoded by the coding sequence ATGGATACCAAAGCCTTTAAGCGATCGCTTAATCAATCTCAGAAGTATCACCGCAAAGGCTTCGGGCACGATGAAGATGTCTCGGGCGCAATGAAGTCAGAGTATCAGAGTGATCTCATTCAGTACATTCGCGACCACGACTATACCCTAACCCAGGGCGATGTGACGATTCATTTGGCAGAAGCCTTCGGGTTTTGCTGGGGCGTGGAGCGGGCGGTGGCCATGGCCTATGAAACCCGGCAGCAGTTCCCCACGGAGCGCATTTGGATTACCAACGAAATTATCCATAACCCGTCCGTGAACCAGCATCTGCGGGATATGAAGGTGGGCTTCATTGAGGTGCGGGATGGGCAAAAAGATTTCTCGGTAGTAGACCAAGGGGATGTGGTGATTTTGCCTGCCTTTGGCGCAAGTGTGCCGGAGATGCAGCTCCTCAACGATCGCGGCTGCACGATTGTAGATACCACCTGCCCCTGGGTTTCCAAGGTGTGGAACACGGTCGAAAAGCACAAGAAGGGCAACCATACCTCCATCATCCACGGCAAATATAACCACGAAGAAACCATCGCCACCAGCTCCTTCGCCCGCACCTATTTGATTGTGCTGAACCTGGATGAGGCGCAGTATGTGTGTGATTACATTCTCAACGGGGGCGATCGCCAGGCCTTCATGGAGAAATTCCGTTTTGCCTGTTCCGAAGGCTTTGACCCCGATCGCGACCTAGATCGGGTGGGCATTGCCAACCAAACCACCATGCTCAAGGGAGAGACGGAGCACATCGGCAAGCTGTTTGAACGCACCATGATGAAAAAGTATGGCCCCATTGATCTAAATCAACATTTCCTCAGCTTCAACACCATCTGTGATGCTACTCAGGAGCGCCAGGATGCCATGTTTGATCTGGTCGAAAAAAATCTAGATCTCATGGTGGTCATTGGTGGCTTCAATTCATCCAACACCACCCACCTTCAGGAGATTGCCACCGAGCGCGGCATTCCGTCCTACCACATCGACAGTGGCGATCGCATTGGCCCTGGCAATCAGGTAGAGCATAAGCCCCTGCACCAAGCCTTAGAGACCCAAGTTAATTGGTTACCCGATGGTCCCTTAACTATTGGGGTCACCTCCGGAGCCTCCACCCCTGATAAGGTGGTAGCCACAATCATTGAGAAAATCTTCGCCCTCAAGGCGCTGGCTGTGGTGAACTAA